DNA from Kitasatospora acidiphila:
ATGGCGGTCCGCCAGCGCCGGCCCGGGACCGCCCGCCGCCATCCCGGGACCTCGCTGAGCCGTGCGGTGCGGGCGTAGAGCACCGAGCCGACCGTCGCCACGGCCACCAGCGGGCCCGCCCAGCGGCCGCTGGCCTGCAGGATCTGCAACGCGGTGGTGGTGCCGTGGGCGCGGGCGGTCGTGGTGCTCTGGATCGCGCTCAGGTAGCCGCTGCTCAGCAGTGCCGCCACCAGTGCCGTCACCGTCGTACCGGCGAAGACGGCGCCGCGCTGCAGGGCGCCGCGCATCCCGTGGGAGCGGTAGGCGGCCAGGACCAGGAGCAGCACGAGGGTGGGCAGGAACAGCGCGGAGGCGTACTTGACGCCCACGGCCAGGGCGGTGATCAGCCCCACGGGGGCGGTCAGCGCCCAGTGCCGGGGGGCCACGGTTACCAGCTGCCAGGCGCTCAGGGCGAGCAGGCAGACGGCCATCGCGTCGTAGGTGGCGAAGTGGCCGAGGAAGAGCGTCGGCATGGACACCGAGAACAGGGCTGCCGCGCACAGGCCGGCGCGCTCGTTGAACAGCCGCCTGGTCAGCCCGTACAGGCAGGCGGTGGCGACCAGCATGAACACCAGGCTCATGGCTCGGACCCCGGCCAGGCCGAACAGCGAGTCGACCGAGGCGGCCAGCACCGGGTAGAGGGTGGGCGCACCGGAGAAGTAGCTGCCGAAGCCGCCGTATTCGATGTGGCCGTAGAACAGGTGCCCGATCTCCACGTGTCCGGCGTAGATGTACAGCGCCTCGTCCTCGAACGCGGCGTTGGCCAGTCGCAGCGACAGCGCGGCCTGCACCAGCAGGATCACCAGCAGCAGCGCCTGGCTGACCAGGCGGCGCCGGCGGCCGGTGTCGGACGCCCAGCCCATGGCCGGCACCGGGGGCAGGGTCCAGCCGGGCAGCGGCGGTTCGACGAATGCGTAGCCGGGATCGGGGTCCGCCGGCATGGGGGGCAGCACCCGTAGCTGCATGGTCCGGGAGTTGAGCGGCTCCGGGTACTCCTGCGGCTCGGGGGCCTCGGTTCGGCGCGGGCCGGGGAAGGAGCGCAGGATGCGCAGCGGCATGGTGGTGGAGTTGATCGGCTCGAACGGCTCCGGGCCGTCGTCGTCCTCGAAGCCGATGAAGCCCGCGGAGCCCCTGGGGCCGACGGAGCGCGTCGAGCCCATCGCGGGCCGGGCCGCGGGTGCCGCCGGCCGGCCCTGGTCGGGCAGCTCCCGCAGGATGCGCAGCGGCATCGTCCTGGAGTTGAGCGGCTCGGCGAACGCGTCCTCGCGCGCGGGTGCCGGCGCCGGCACCCGCGCCGCAGGAGTCGCCCCGCCGATCGGTCGGCCCTGCGCCGGGCTCGCGCCGTCGTCGGGAACCTGGCCGGCCTCGGCCTGGGTGTCGGTCATTTCAGGCCCGTCAGGTTGATGTCGTACGCGGGGTTCGCGGCGCCGGCGCGGAAGGCGGCCAGCGTGTCCGGGCTGCTGTCGACCCGCCAGTCGGTCTCCTTGTTCAGGTCGAACCAGATGAAGCCGACCACGTCCGGCTGGTCCGCCACCGTCTTCAGCAGTTCGGTGATCTGCCCGGGTTTGCGCGGGCTCGGCTGGGAGCCGGTCTCGGCCAGCAGGAAGGGCCGCTGGGTGAAGGTGCGGATCTGACTGAAGGTCGGGCCGAACAGCTGGCTGAAGTTCTGCGCTCCGGTCAGCGCGTAGTAGCCGACCACGCCGACCCAGTCGACGTAGCCGTCCCCGGGGTAGTAGGGCTTGAGGGCCACGTTCGGCGCCGGGTTGACGATGTTCGGGCTCCAGACCCAGATCACCGTTGAGACGCCCTGGTCCTGGAAGACGTCATGGACGTGCTGCCAGGCCTTGACGAAGTCGGCGGCGTTCGACTGCTTGGTGCCCCAGGGGTACCAGTTGCCGT
Protein-coding regions in this window:
- a CDS encoding ArnT family glycosyltransferase, translating into MTDTQAEAGQVPDDGASPAQGRPIGGATPAARVPAPAPAREDAFAEPLNSRTMPLRILRELPDQGRPAAPAARPAMGSTRSVGPRGSAGFIGFEDDDGPEPFEPINSTTMPLRILRSFPGPRRTEAPEPQEYPEPLNSRTMQLRVLPPMPADPDPGYAFVEPPLPGWTLPPVPAMGWASDTGRRRRLVSQALLLVILLVQAALSLRLANAAFEDEALYIYAGHVEIGHLFYGHIEYGGFGSYFSGAPTLYPVLAASVDSLFGLAGVRAMSLVFMLVATACLYGLTRRLFNERAGLCAAALFSVSMPTLFLGHFATYDAMAVCLLALSAWQLVTVAPRHWALTAPVGLITALAVGVKYASALFLPTLVLLLVLAAYRSHGMRGALQRGAVFAGTTVTALVAALLSSGYLSAIQSTTTARAHGTTTALQILQASGRWAGPLVAVATVGSVLYARTARLSEVPGWRRAVPGRRWRTAIGVLLTGTALLAPAYQIHLQSETSLQKHIGFGLFFAAPMAGVGVTRLMGAHFKFPQWAIAIGVLALTLGMSQSVSYYGSWPDTRYLIPQLAYTVRPGQHWLGDPEEGPIYYLSREHLTSYQDWLSFFYIDYKTKDGRHLSGIPGYRAAVDDGYFDGVVLDYSNGLPAAEDAVRQELRSTGHYRLLSALPYQTSTGGGHFEIWVRQTSS